A single Lactuca sativa cultivar Salinas chromosome 8, Lsat_Salinas_v11, whole genome shotgun sequence DNA region contains:
- the LOC111892016 gene encoding uncharacterized protein LOC111892016 — MAWMTRFLTAVAFLAIGVIFSPETFGSKSAKITSFVKLAHLLCFSTAWGAALWVTFIGGIIMFKNLPRHQFGNLQSKMFPAYFMMVGICCAVTVGCFGYTHPWKSSSTAEKYQLGFLVSAFVFNLTNLFVFTPMTIEMMKQRHKLERESNIGEEVGWTKNKEVAKVNPKLAAMNKKFGMIHGLSSLANIMSFGSLAMHSWYLAAKIDL, encoded by the exons ATGGCTTGGATGACACGATTTCTCACAGCGGTTGCCTTCTTGGCAATCGGAGTCATATTTTCGCCGGAAACGTTCGGATCAAAATCAGCAAAGATCACATCGTTCGTCAAACTTGCACATCTCCTATGTTTCTCCACCGCCTGGGGCGCAGCTCTTTGGGTCACCTTCATCGGCGGCATCATCATGTTCAA GAATTTGCCAAGGCATCAGTTTGGGAATCTGCAAAGCAAGATGTTTCCGGCATACTTTATGATGGTTGGGATATGCTGTGCGGTGACTGTGGGTTGTTTTGGTTATACACATCCATGGAAGTCTTCATCAACTGCTGAGAAGTATCAGCTTGGGTTTTTGGTCTCTGCTTTTGTCTTCAATCTCACCAATCTTTTTGTCTTTACTCCCATGACCATTGAG ATGATGAAACAAAGGCACAAGCTGGAGAGAGAGTCAAACATTGGAGAAGAAGTTGGGTGGACAAAGAACAAGGAAGTTGCAAAGGTCAACCCAAAGCTAGCAGCAATGAACAAGAAGTTTGGGATGATTCATGGACTCTCATCTCTAGCTAACATCATGTCTTTTGGTAGTCTTGCAATGCATTCATGGTATTTAGCAGCCAAAATTGATCTCTAG